One segment of Salvia splendens isolate huo1 chromosome 20, SspV2, whole genome shotgun sequence DNA contains the following:
- the LOC121781312 gene encoding glycine-rich protein DOT1-like — MSSKVFLLLGLVLAVSLLISSEVASARDLADVDPSEETDARDKYNQGHGGSSATGRSSSGHGGGHVGHGDGHGGGKAEETDASDKSNRGHGGSSSSGHPIGGGHGGGHGGGKAEETDASDKSNRGHGGSSSSVHPIGGGHGGGHGGHGDGHGGGKAEETDASDKSNRGHGGSSSSGHPIGGGHGGGHGGGKAKETDASDKSNRGHGGSSSSGHPIGGGHGGGHGGHGDGHGGGKGGNY; from the exons atgagTTCCAAAGTGTTTCTTCTTCTCGGCCTTGTCTTAGCTGTGTCTCTTCTGATCTCTTCAGAAGTAGCTTCAGCCAGAGACCTTGCTGACGTTGATCCAT CGGAGGAAACTGATGCGCGCGACAAATACAATCAAGGACATGGAGGCAGCAGTGCAACCGGACGCAGCAGCAGCGGCCATGGAGGAGGCCACGTAGGTCACGGCGACGGTCACGGAGGAGGCAAGG CGGAGGAAACTGATGCGAGCGACAAATCCAATCGAGGACATGGAGGCAGCAGTTCATCCGGACACCCCATCGGTGGCGGCCATGGAGGAGGCCACGGAGGAGGCAAGG CGGAGGAAACTGATGCGAGCGACAAATCCAATCGAGGACATGGAGGCAGCAGTTCATCCGTCCACCCCATCGGCGGCGGCCATGGAGGAGGCCACGGAGGTCACGGCGACGGCCACGGAGGAGGCAAGG CGGAGGAAACTGATGCGAGCGACAAATCCAATCGAGGACATGGAGGCAGCAGTTCATCCGGACACCCCATCGGTGGCGGCCATGGAGGAGGCCACGGAGGAGGCAAGG CGAAGGAAACTGATGCGAGCGACAAATCCAATCGAGGACATGGAGGCAGCAGTTCATCCGGACACCCCATCGGCGGCGGCCATGGAGGAGGCCACGGAGGTCACGGCGACGGCCACGGAGGAGGCAAGGGTGGGAATTACTAA
- the LOC121782568 gene encoding ACT domain-containing protein ACR3-like — translation MDGCTLQTEGEKEKAIKCLEAAIRRRTSEGISLELCAKDRVGLLSEVTRILRENGLSVTRAGVTTVGEQAVNVFYVSDASGKPVDARTIEALRKETGKTMRLNVKKPAMNTKALEASGRAKTSFFFEGWLEKLLP, via the exons ATGGACGGTTGCACACTGCAAACggaaggagaaaaagaaaaggccATCAAGTGTCTCGAAGCAGCAATCAGACGAAGAACAAGTGAG GGTATAAGCTTGGAGCTATGTGCAAAGGACCGAGTAGGGCTGCTCTCAGAGGTAACACGAATCCTCCGAGAAAACGGACTCTCAGTCACGAGGGCAGGCGTGACAACGGTGGGGGAGCAAGCCGTGAATGTGTTCTACGTGAGTGATGCATCGGGCAAACCAGTAGACGCAAGGACCATAGAAGCCCTGCGCAAGGAGACTGGGAAGACGATGAGGCTTAACGTGAAGAAGCCGGCAATGAATACGAAAGCACTCGAAGCAAGTGGTAGGGCAAAGACTAGCTTCTTCTTTGAAGGCTGGCTGGAAAAGTTGCTCCCTTGA
- the LOC121781899 gene encoding proline-rich receptor-like protein kinase PERK3 isoform X2, with product MESSYRETPSRILIVCDSTKDRSIHEFSKTIRQIRMCGGIVHPGDTIRVFGVLHRVLHPMGYFMGVAPENFLGTTHARAVEEEVSKKVDMYVSMLQYSAEQCEGDRVDIEVKITAGTPLRKAIINEVATSNAAWVIFDRPLRKELRYYLKHIPCKAAIVLDNFSLKILIDGYSNKAAEHFDNKQFYSLSKPVPLPPVSDSENEQLVITMNYHGSMESSDMASIWPSSSTLNSKEESIVSQSETWPAPKQEDSGNTRQIMEYYAPIISNQKRRPSRNRYSDVPVLCVTCGLNTELDVVRYSYPEIQAATNNFSPDNLLGEGGYGHVYKGELKDGQRIAAKVRKEASRQGFSEFHSEIFVLSFARHKNIVMLLGYCCKENLNILVYEYICNKSLEWHLFENMNHVLEWHQRHAIAIGTAKGLRFLHEECRGSPIIHRDLRPGNILLSCDFVPMLGDFGLAKWKTDEGENREIQTRILGTLGYLAPEYAENGIVSVRTDVYSYGVVLIQLISGRKAVDSKRADQQPSLRQWALPLIERLALHELVDPCLGETYNSYELYRMAKTAYLCLQTEPERRPSMAEVLHLLEGDIDHFSHLTEQFIPH from the exons ATGGAAAGCAGTTACAGAGAGACGCCTTCGCGTATTTTGATTGTATGTGATTCCACTAAAGATCGGAGTATTCATGAGTTTAGTAAGACGATTCGTCAAATCCGGATGTGCGGCGGCATTGTGCATCCCGGAGATACGATTAGGGTGTTTGGGGTGCTTCATAGAGTCTTGCATCCCA TGGGTTATTTTATGGGAGTGGCTCCTGAGAATTTCCTTGGAACAACGCATGCCCGTGCAGTGGAAGAAGAGGTCTCGAAAAAGGTCGATATGTACGTGAGCATGCTCCAGTATAGTGCTGAGCAATGTGAAGGAGATAGG GTTGACATTGAGGTTAAGATCACTGCTGGAACTCCACTAAGGAAGGCTATCATAAATGAAGTAGCTACTTCTAATGCAGCTTGGGTTATATTTGATAG GCCTCTAAGAAAGGAATTGAGGTACTACCTCAAACACATTCCTTGCAAGGCTGCCATTGTGCTTGATAACTTTTCGCTGAAAATTTTGATAGACGGGTATTCCAATAAAGCAGCCGAGCATTTCGACAACAAGCAGTTTTACTCGCTTTCCAAGCCTGTCCCACTACCACCAGTTAGCGATAGTGAGAATGAGCAGCTAGTCATTACTATGAACTATCATGGATCTATGGAAAGCTCTGATATGGCTAGTATCTGGCCATCATCATCCACTTTAAATTCCAAGGAGGAGAGCATTGTCTCCCAAAGTGAGACTTGGCCAGCTCCCAAGCAAGAGGACTCAG GTAATACTAGACAGATTATGGAATATTATGCCCCAATAATCTCAAATCAAAAGAGAAGGCCGAGTCGAAATAGATACTCTGATGTACCTGTGCTCTGTGTTACTTGTGGATTGAATACGGAGCTGGACGTAGTGAGATATAGTTATCCTGAGATTCAGGCTGCAACCAACAATTTTTCACCTGATAATTTACTAGGTGAAGGTGGATATGGTCATGTATATAAAGGTGAACTTAAGGATGGGCAGCGTATTGCTGCAAAGGTGCGAAAGGAAGCAAGTAGACAAGGGTTTTCGGAATTTCATTCTGAAATATTCGTCCTCAGCTTTGCACGCCACAAGAACATCGTGATGCTTCTTGGTTATTGCTGCAAGGAAAACCTTAATATCTTAGTCTACGAGTACATCTGCAATAAATCACTGGAATGGCATTTATTCG AAAATATGAATCATGTTCTGGAATGGCACCAACGACATGCTATTGCCATTGGAACTGCCAAAGGGTTGCGCTTTTTACACGAAGAGTGTCGGGGAAGTCCTATAATTCACCGGGACTTGAGACCAGGAAATATACTGCTGTCTTGTGACTTTGTCCCTATG CTGGGAGACTTTGGCCTCGCAAAGTGGAAGACCGATGAGGGTGAAAACCGTGAAATACAAACAAGAATTCTAGGCACTCTCGG ATATCTTGCACCAGAGTATGCAGAGAACGGAATTGTCTCGGTACGAACAGATGTTTATTCATACGGTGTTGTTCTGATACAACTGATTTCTGGACGCAAGGCAGTTGATTCCAAGAGAGCAGACCAGCAACCATCACTTAGACAATGG GCATTACCTCTAATCGAGAGACTTGCATTGCACGAGCTTGTTGATCCTTGTCTCGGTGAAACGTACAATTCATACGAGCTGTACAGGATGGCAAAAACAGCATATTTATGTCTCCAAACTGAACCTGAGAGGCGGCCATCAATGGCAGAG GTGCTGCACCTTCTTGAGGGGGATATTGATCATTTTAGCCACTTGACAGAGCAGTTCATACCACACTAA
- the LOC121781899 gene encoding proline-rich receptor-like protein kinase PERK3 isoform X1 translates to MESSYRETPSRILIVCDSTKDRSIHEFSKTIRQIRMCGGIVHPGDTIRVFGVLHRVLHPMGYFMGVAPENFLGTTHARAVEEEVSKKVDMYVSMLQYSAEQCEGDRVDIEVKITAGTPLRKAIINEVATSNAAWVIFDRPLRKELRYYLKHIPCKAAIVLDNFSLKILIDGYSNKAAEHFDNKQFYSLSKPVPLPPVSDSENEQLVITMNYHGSMESSDMASIWPSSSTLNSKEESIVSQSETWPAPKQEDSGNTRQIMEYYAPIISNQKRRPSRNRYSDVPVLCVTCGLNTELDVVRYSYPEIQAATNNFSPDNLLGEGGYGHVYKGELKDGQRIAAKVRKEASRQGFSEFHSEIFVLSFARHKNIVMLLGYCCKENLNILVYEYICNKSLEWHLFENMNHVLEWHQRHAIAIGTAKGLRFLHEECRGSPIIHRDLRPGNILLSCDFVPMLGDFGLAKWKTDEGENREIQTRILGTLGYLAPEYAENGIVSVRTDVYSYGVVLIQLISGRKAVDSKRADQQPSLRQWALPLIERLALHELVDPCLGETYNSYELYRMAKTAYLCLQTEPERRPSMAEVALSQFFYMCTICYIYLSPLCFKY, encoded by the exons ATGGAAAGCAGTTACAGAGAGACGCCTTCGCGTATTTTGATTGTATGTGATTCCACTAAAGATCGGAGTATTCATGAGTTTAGTAAGACGATTCGTCAAATCCGGATGTGCGGCGGCATTGTGCATCCCGGAGATACGATTAGGGTGTTTGGGGTGCTTCATAGAGTCTTGCATCCCA TGGGTTATTTTATGGGAGTGGCTCCTGAGAATTTCCTTGGAACAACGCATGCCCGTGCAGTGGAAGAAGAGGTCTCGAAAAAGGTCGATATGTACGTGAGCATGCTCCAGTATAGTGCTGAGCAATGTGAAGGAGATAGG GTTGACATTGAGGTTAAGATCACTGCTGGAACTCCACTAAGGAAGGCTATCATAAATGAAGTAGCTACTTCTAATGCAGCTTGGGTTATATTTGATAG GCCTCTAAGAAAGGAATTGAGGTACTACCTCAAACACATTCCTTGCAAGGCTGCCATTGTGCTTGATAACTTTTCGCTGAAAATTTTGATAGACGGGTATTCCAATAAAGCAGCCGAGCATTTCGACAACAAGCAGTTTTACTCGCTTTCCAAGCCTGTCCCACTACCACCAGTTAGCGATAGTGAGAATGAGCAGCTAGTCATTACTATGAACTATCATGGATCTATGGAAAGCTCTGATATGGCTAGTATCTGGCCATCATCATCCACTTTAAATTCCAAGGAGGAGAGCATTGTCTCCCAAAGTGAGACTTGGCCAGCTCCCAAGCAAGAGGACTCAG GTAATACTAGACAGATTATGGAATATTATGCCCCAATAATCTCAAATCAAAAGAGAAGGCCGAGTCGAAATAGATACTCTGATGTACCTGTGCTCTGTGTTACTTGTGGATTGAATACGGAGCTGGACGTAGTGAGATATAGTTATCCTGAGATTCAGGCTGCAACCAACAATTTTTCACCTGATAATTTACTAGGTGAAGGTGGATATGGTCATGTATATAAAGGTGAACTTAAGGATGGGCAGCGTATTGCTGCAAAGGTGCGAAAGGAAGCAAGTAGACAAGGGTTTTCGGAATTTCATTCTGAAATATTCGTCCTCAGCTTTGCACGCCACAAGAACATCGTGATGCTTCTTGGTTATTGCTGCAAGGAAAACCTTAATATCTTAGTCTACGAGTACATCTGCAATAAATCACTGGAATGGCATTTATTCG AAAATATGAATCATGTTCTGGAATGGCACCAACGACATGCTATTGCCATTGGAACTGCCAAAGGGTTGCGCTTTTTACACGAAGAGTGTCGGGGAAGTCCTATAATTCACCGGGACTTGAGACCAGGAAATATACTGCTGTCTTGTGACTTTGTCCCTATG CTGGGAGACTTTGGCCTCGCAAAGTGGAAGACCGATGAGGGTGAAAACCGTGAAATACAAACAAGAATTCTAGGCACTCTCGG ATATCTTGCACCAGAGTATGCAGAGAACGGAATTGTCTCGGTACGAACAGATGTTTATTCATACGGTGTTGTTCTGATACAACTGATTTCTGGACGCAAGGCAGTTGATTCCAAGAGAGCAGACCAGCAACCATCACTTAGACAATGG GCATTACCTCTAATCGAGAGACTTGCATTGCACGAGCTTGTTGATCCTTGTCTCGGTGAAACGTACAATTCATACGAGCTGTACAGGATGGCAAAAACAGCATATTTATGTCTCCAAACTGAACCTGAGAGGCGGCCATCAATGGCAGAGGTAGCTCTTTCGCAATTCTTCTACATGTGCACAATTTGTTACATCTACCTTTCTCCTCTCTGCTTTAAGTACTAA